From the genome of Paracidovorax avenae:
GCATCGCGGTGCCTGTGACGAAAGACGATGCGTCCGACGCCAGGTAGAGCGCCGCCTGCGCGATTTCCTCGGGGCGCGCCAGCCGCCGCAGGGCGTGCAGCCGGGCCACCTGGGCCAGGGCCTCGGGGCTGCCGTTCATCTCGCGTGCCATGGGGGTGTCGGTGCCGCCGGGCAGCAGGGCATTGACGCGTATTCCTTCGCCGCCATATTCGGCCGCCAGGGCCTGCGCCAGCCCGATGAGGCCGGACTTGCTGGCTGCGTACGCCGCCACGCCCGCGAACCCGGCGGTGTAGCCGACGAAGGTGGAAGTGAAGATGACGGAGCCGCCGCCGCGCTCCCGCATGGCCGGGATCTGCTGCCGCGCGCCGAGGAATGCGCTGCCGAGATTGGTGTCCAGCGTGTGGCGCCAGTCGTCCGGATGGATGTCGGTCGTGGGGCCGAGGGGCCCGAGCGTGCCGGCGTTGTTGAAGGCGATGTCCAGCCCGCCGAACCGTCCGACCGCCTCCTGCACCAGGGCCTCGGCATATGCCGCATCGCAGACGTCGCCGGCCAGTGCGGTGGCCTGCCCGCCGGCGTCCCGGATCTCCGCCACGAGCCGGTCCAGTTCTGCCTGCCGCCGCGCTCCGGCCACGACGCGTGCGCCCTGCTGCGCGAAGAGCAGGGCGGCAGCCCGGCCGATGCCCGAGCTGGCGCCCGTGACGATGGCGATGCGGTGGTCGAGGGAAGGCATGCTGCGGACTCCGGCGCGGTGGTGGAACATGCACGGAAGTCTGCGCTTGGCTGCGCCGGCCGTCTGGCCGCATCCGGACCCATGATGCGCCGGGCGGCAGCCGAAAAAAAGCGGCCCTTGTGGGCCGCTGGTCGGGAAGTGGAACGGGTAGGTGTCAGCGCGCCAGGGCCTTCACCACTGCATCGCCCATCTGCGCCGTGCCGACCTTGGTCGTGCCCTCGCTCCAGATGTCGGGCGTGCGCAGCCCCTGGGCCAGCACGTTCTGCACGGCGGCTTCGATGCGCTGGGCGGCGGCTTCCTGGTTCAGGCTGAAGCGCAGCATCATCGCGGCCGACAGGATCGTGGCCAGCGGATTGGCCACGCCCTGGCCGGCGATGTCGGGTGCGCTACCGTGGCTGGGCTCGTACAGGCCCTGGTTCTTCGCGTTCAGGCTGGCCGAGGGCAGCATGCCGATCGAGCCGGTGAGCATCGAAGCCTCGTCCGAGAGGATGTCGCCGAACATGTTGCCGGTGACCACCACGTCGAAGGCCTTGGGCGCCTTCACCAGTTGCATGGCGGCGTTGTCCACGTACATGTGCTGCAGCTCCACATCCGGGTATTGCTGGCCCACTTCGGTGACCACGTCCTTCCAGAACTGGAAGGTCTCCAGCACGTTGGCCTTGTCCACGCTCGTGACCTTCTTGCTGCGCTTGCGCGCGGCCTGGAAGGCGACGTGGGCGATGCGCTCGATCTCGGGTTTCGAGTAGCGCATGGTGTCGAAGGCTTCCTCGGCACCGGGGAAGTGGCCGTCCACTGCCGTGCGGCGGCCGCGCGGCTGGCCGAAGTAGATGTCGCCCGTCAGCTCGCGGATGATGAGGATGTCCAGGCCCGCGATCAGCTCGGGCTTGAGGCTGGAGGCGCCCACCAGCTGCTCGTAGCAGATGGCCGGACGGAAGTTGGCGAACAGGCCCAGGTTCTTGCGCAGGCCGAGGATGGCCTGCTCGGGGCGCAGCGGGCGGTCGAGCTTGTCGTACTTCCAGTCGCCCACGGCGCCGAACAGCGTGGCGTCGGCCTCCTGGGCGAGCTTCAGCGTGGCCTCGGGCAGGGGATGGCCGTGCGCCTCGTAGGCCGCGCCGCCGACCAGCGCCGACTCCATCTCGAACGGCAGGTCGAGCGCGTCGAGCACTTTCACGGCCTCGGCCACGATTTCCGGTCCGATGCCGTCGCCCGGCAGAACTGCGATTTTCATTGGGATGTCTCTTGGTAGGGAAAAAGGGGGCAGGGAGGGCCGGGGCTCAGCCTGGCATGGTGTGCGCGAGCCACGGCTTGGTGGCGAGCCGCTCGGCCTCGAAGGCGCGGATCTTGTCGGACTGGCGCAGCGTGAGGCCGATGTCGTCGAAGCCGTTGAGCAGGCAGTACTTGCGGAAGGCGTTCACCTCGAACGGGATCTCCTCGCCCTGGGGGCGCACGATGACCTGGCGCTCCAGGTCCACCGTCAGTTCGTAGCCGGGGAAGGCGTGCACCGCGTCGAACAGCTGGGCGACGGTGTCTTCCGGCAGCACGATCGGCAGCAGGCCGTTCTTGAAGCTGTTGTTGAAGAAGATGTCGGCGAAGCTCGGCGCGATGATGGCGCGAAAGCCGTACTGGTCCAGCGCCCAGGGCGCATGCTCGCGGCTCGACCCGCAGCCGAAGTTCTTGCGCGCCAGCAGGATGGAGGCGCCCGCATAGCGCGGCTGGTTCAGCACGAAGTCGGGGTTGGGCTTGCGGGCCGATTCCGGCACGCCGGGCTGGCCCGGCTGGTCCAGGTAGCGCCATTCGTCGAACAGGTTGGGGCCGAAGCCCGTCTTCTTGATCGACTTCAGGAACTGCTTGGGGATGATGGCGTCGGTATCGACGTTTTCGCGGTCCATGGGGGCCACGAGGCCTTTGTGGAGGGTGAATTTCTGCATGGCAGGTGTCCGTTGCGGTTCGGTTCGGATTACTTGGCGGCGCGCTCGATGGCGCTGCCGGCGCGCTGCACGTCCTGGCCCATGCCCTTGACGGTGTTGCAGCCGGCCAGCAGCAGGCCCAGGGCCAGCGCGATCAGGGCGGTGAAGGTTTTCATGGCGGATTCCTGGAAGGGCCGGCGGCGGTCAGGCGAACTTGCGGATGTCCACGAAGTGCCCGTGCACGGCCGCGGCGGCCGCCATGGCGGGGCTGACCAGGTGGGTGCGTCCGCCCGCGCCCTGGCGGCCTTCGAAGTTGCGGTTGCTGGTGGACGCGCAGCGCTCGCCCGGCTCCAGGCGGTCGGCGTTCATGGCCAGGCACATGGAGCAGCCGGGCTCGCGCCACTCGAAGCCCGCGGCCTTGAAGACCTGGTCCAGGCCCTCGCGCTCGGCCTGTTCCTTCACCAGGCCCGAGCCGGGAACCACCATCGCCACCTTGATGTTCCGTGCCACTTTCCGGCCCAGCTTCTTCACCACGGCGGCGGCCTCGCGCATGTCCTCGATGCGGCTGTTGGTGCAGCTGCCGATGAACACCTTGTCCACGAAGATGTCGTTCAGCGGCTTGCCGGGCTCCAGTGCCATGTAGGTGAGCGCACGCTCGATGGCGCTGCGCTTG
Proteins encoded in this window:
- a CDS encoding SDR family oxidoreductase, translated to MPSLDHRIAIVTGASSGIGRAAALLFAQQGARVVAGARRQAELDRLVAEIRDAGGQATALAGDVCDAAYAEALVQEAVGRFGGLDIAFNNAGTLGPLGPTTDIHPDDWRHTLDTNLGSAFLGARQQIPAMRERGGGSVIFTSTFVGYTAGFAGVAAYAASKSGLIGLAQALAAEYGGEGIRVNALLPGGTDTPMAREMNGSPEALAQVARLHALRRLARPEEIAQAALYLASDASSFVTGTAMLVDGGISVLRG
- the leuD gene encoding 3-isopropylmalate dehydratase small subunit, whose translation is MQKFTLHKGLVAPMDRENVDTDAIIPKQFLKSIKKTGFGPNLFDEWRYLDQPGQPGVPESARKPNPDFVLNQPRYAGASILLARKNFGCGSSREHAPWALDQYGFRAIIAPSFADIFFNNSFKNGLLPIVLPEDTVAQLFDAVHAFPGYELTVDLERQVIVRPQGEEIPFEVNAFRKYCLLNGFDDIGLTLRQSDKIRAFEAERLATKPWLAHTMPG
- a CDS encoding entericidin A/B family lipoprotein, translating into MKTFTALIALALGLLLAGCNTVKGMGQDVQRAGSAIERAAK
- the leuB gene encoding 3-isopropylmalate dehydrogenase, translating into MKIAVLPGDGIGPEIVAEAVKVLDALDLPFEMESALVGGAAYEAHGHPLPEATLKLAQEADATLFGAVGDWKYDKLDRPLRPEQAILGLRKNLGLFANFRPAICYEQLVGASSLKPELIAGLDILIIRELTGDIYFGQPRGRRTAVDGHFPGAEEAFDTMRYSKPEIERIAHVAFQAARKRSKKVTSVDKANVLETFQFWKDVVTEVGQQYPDVELQHMYVDNAAMQLVKAPKAFDVVVTGNMFGDILSDEASMLTGSIGMLPSASLNAKNQGLYEPSHGSAPDIAGQGVANPLATILSAAMMLRFSLNQEAAAQRIEAAVQNVLAQGLRTPDIWSEGTTKVGTAQMGDAVVKALAR